The proteins below are encoded in one region of Sminthopsis crassicaudata isolate SCR6 chromosome 1, ASM4859323v1, whole genome shotgun sequence:
- the LOC141550283 gene encoding tumor suppressor candidate gene 1 protein-like has product MWRMRGAAARRWGCGGEDGDGDRGVSCGRGQERLARAFGGAGGSGCCCRGGWRGRAGGARQQLEERFADLAASHQEAIRARDERDRQNARLREENGRLRLENRRLKRENRSLFRQALQRQDEEQSREPMRPPQTVAGGGEHCEPDQREEEDSRGHTLGVTADSKGRRAGSVPVEPGSPRALRARLEMLEAMYRRALLQLHHEQQWQHRRTQAQKMEAKDEEEERQLQLQIQAPDPSPFV; this is encoded by the coding sequence ATGTGGCGCATGCGTGGTGCCGCCGCCAGGCGCTGGGGCTGCGGCGGCGAAGATGGCGATGGCGATAGAGGGGTTAGCTGTGGCCGTGGCCAGGAGCGTTTGGCCCGGGCATTCGGAGGGGCCGGCGGCAGCGGCTGCTGTTGCCGCGGCGGTTGGAGAGGCCGCGCGGGCGGTGCCCGCCAGCAGCTGGAGGAGCGGTTCGCGGACCTGGCCGCGAGCCACCAGGAGGCTATTCGCGCCAGGGATGAACGGGATCGGCAAAACGCGCGGCTGCGCGAAGAGAACGGGCGCTTGCGACTCGAGAATAGGCGGCTGAAGCGCGAGAATCGGAGCCTCTTTCGACAGGCGCTACAGCGACAGGACGAAGAACAGTCTCGGGAGCCCATGCGACCCCCCCAGACCGTGGCTGGAGGAGGGGAGCACTGTGAGCCCGaccagagggaggaagaagattcCCGCGGCCACACCCTGGGCGTCACAGCCGACTCAAAAGGAAGGAGGGCTGGAAGTGTACCTGTTGAGCCGGGAAGCCCCCGAGCCCTGAGGGCCCGCTTAGAGATGCTGGAGGCCATGTACCGCAGGGCCCTGCTACAGCTTCACCATGAACAGCAATGGCAGCACCGTCGAACACAGGCCCAGAAGATGGAGGCaaaggatgaagaggaagaaaggcagCTTCAACTCCAGATCCAAGCTCCAGATCCCTCACCCTTTGTCTAG